GCAATTATAAAAGCACCTATAACATATCCTATTGATGTTACTAAATCCATTATATAGTCTCCTATAATTTAATTACTTGTATTGCTCTGTCTGTACAAGTGAAACATGGATCACATGATACGATAGCAAGCTGAGCGTCCTGCATTGGGTGTCCAATACAAGCTTCCTGCATTGCAGCAATATTTGACATTGAAGGTGTTCTTATAATACTATGTCTTACTTTACCATCTTCAAGACCGTATGAGTGATAACATACTCCACGAGGTACTTCGATGTAACTTTTATATACTGGAGAATCTGTCATTTCCCAGTCTCTGTTTACTACAGGGCCTTTAGGTAAGTTTTTTACAGCTTGTCTGATAATTCTTGTTGATTGGAATATTTCTGTTGCTCTCATGAGAATGTTTGCTCTTACGTCTCCACCATCCTGAGTGATGATGTCATATTCTAATGAATCGTATTCGAACATTTTTTCTCTGTAGTCATATTCATATCCTGTTGCTCTTAAACTTGGTCCTGTTACGTGTAATGCTAATGCTTGTTTCTGTGATAATTCACCTGTACCAGTGATACGGCTCATTACAGCTGGGTCAGAAACAAATCTTTCTGCAAAAGCACTTACTTTATCATCGATATAGTCCATTGTTTCAAGAACTTTTTGTTGTTCTTTAAGGT
This genomic interval from Candidatus Methanosphaera massiliense contains the following:
- a CDS encoding hydrogenase large subunit, with protein sequence MVTKIDGATTCNETERQVFETEIDMGTVHPAALEPYRVRLFVEDEIVKDAEITVGVNHRGIERIMEGLPVEKANALTEKVCGICSNGHIYNSCRVAEGAIGIEIPERAMYLRVIAEELERLHSHMLYLGHGSEALCHETFAMRIFYIRESVMSLLYMMGGNRVQYGVSVLGGVRPRADLNLKEQQKVLETMDYIDDKVSAFAERFVSDPAVMSRITGTGELSQKQALALHVTGPSLRATGYEYDYREKMFEYDSLEYDIITQDGGDVRANILMRATEIFQSTRIIRQAVKNLPKGPVVNRDWEMTDSPVYKSYIEVPRGVCYHSYGLEDGKVRHSIIRTPSMSNIAAMQEACIGHPMQDAQLAIVSCDPCFTCTDRAIQVIKL